One Salvia splendens isolate huo1 chromosome 12, SspV2, whole genome shotgun sequence genomic window carries:
- the LOC121759222 gene encoding probable galacturonosyltransferase 13 isoform X2, whose amino-acid sequence MILLFMEDCLGRRLGPKLLGRSNDSGRMVKDFVKILNQVNSEKVPDTLKIPETYNQLLSEMKNNKYSSKDFALILKGMVERSEREIRQSRFAELMNKHFAASAIPKSIHCLSLRLTDEYSSNAHARRQLPAPELLPLLSDNSYHHFVLSTDNILAAAVVVTSAVQTSAHPEKIVFHVITDKKTYAGMHSWFALHPLPPAIVEVKGVHHFDWLTRENVPVLEAVENHYGIRNYYHGNHIAGANLSDTTPRTFASKLQARSPKYISLLNHLRIYLPELFPNLDKVVFLDDDVVIQRDLSPLWEIDLDGKVNGAVETCKGEDEWVMSKRVRNYFNFSHPLIAKNLNPDDCAWAYGMNIFDLHQWRKTNIRDTYHSWLKENLKSNLTLWKLGTLPPALIAFRGHVHPIDPSWHMLGLGYQNKTNIENVKKGAVIHYNGQSKPWLEIGFEHLRPFWTKYVNYTSDFIRNCHILE is encoded by the exons ATGATTCTCCTCTTTATGGAAG ATTGTTTAGGACGTCGGTTAGGACCAAAGCTTCTCGGTAGATCCAATGATTCTGGG AGGATGGTGAAGGACTTTGTTAAGATTTTGAATCAAGTAAACTCTGAGAAAGTCCCTGACACTTTGAAGATCCCAGAGACTTATAATCAGCTACTTTCTGAAATGAAAAATAACAAGTATAGTTCAAAGGACTTTGCCCTGATTCTGAAAGGAATG GTGGAGAGATCTGAAAGAGAAATAAGACAGTCCAGATTTGCCGAGCTTATGAATAAACATTTTGCAGCTAGCGCCATCCCCAAGAGCATTCATTGCCTTTCATTGAGGCTGACTGATGAGTATTCTTCAAATGCTCATGCACGCAGGCAATTACCTGCTCCTGAGTTACTTCCTTTGCTCTCTGACAACTCCTATCATCACTTTGTGTTATCCACAGACAACATTCTTGCTGCTGCAGTTGTTGTCACATCTGCTGTGCAGACTTCAGCACACCCTGAAAAGATAGTTTTCCATGTCATAACTGACAAGAAAACCTATGCTGGCATGCATTCGTGGTTTGCCCTGCATCCTTTGCCTCCTGCTATAGTTGAAGTAAAAGGCGTGCATCACTTTGATTGGCTAACACGAGAGAATGTTCCAGTTCTTGAAGCTGTGGAAAATCACTATGGTATTAGGAATTATTATCATGGGAATCACATTGCCGGAGCTAATCTTAGTGATACGACCCCACGAACATTTGCCTCCAAATTACAGGCTAGAAGTCCAAAGTATATCTCATTGCTTAACCATCTCCGTATATATCTCCCAGAG CTATTCCCAAACCTTGATAAAGTGGTTTTCCTGGATGATGATGTTGTAATTCAACGTGATCTGTCTCCTCTCTGGGAAATTGACCTTGACGGAAAAGTTAACGGAGCTGTTGAAACTTGTAAAGGTGAAGATGAGTGGGTTATGTCTAAACGAGTCAGGAACTATTTCAACTTTTCTCATCCACTTATAGCAAAGAACTTGAATCCGGATGACTGTGCATGGGCATATGGAATGAATATTTTTGACTTGCATCAATGGAGAAAGACGAATATTAGAGATACGTATCACTCCTGGCTTAAAGAG AATCTGAAGTCAAATCTCACCCTATGGAAACTTGGAACTCTTCCCCCAGCTTTGATTGCTTTTAGGGGTCATGTTCATCCAATTGATCCTTCCTGGCACATGCTTGGGTTGGGCTATCAGAACAAGACGAATATCGAAAATGTGAAAAAGGGTGCTGTGATCCACTACAATGGCCAGTCAAAACCTTGGTTGGAGATTGGATTTGAGCATCTCCGACCATTCTGGACAAAATACGTAAACTACACTAGTGATTTTATAAGGAACTGTCACATCTTGGAGTAG
- the LOC121759222 gene encoding probable galacturonosyltransferase 14 isoform X1 — protein sequence MQLHFSPSMRSITISSSNGGGNGNGSGDLMKIKVAARHISYRTLFHSILILAFLLPFVFILTALVTLEGVNKCSSIDCLGRRLGPKLLGRSNDSGRMVKDFVKILNQVNSEKVPDTLKIPETYNQLLSEMKNNKYSSKDFALILKGMVERSEREIRQSRFAELMNKHFAASAIPKSIHCLSLRLTDEYSSNAHARRQLPAPELLPLLSDNSYHHFVLSTDNILAAAVVVTSAVQTSAHPEKIVFHVITDKKTYAGMHSWFALHPLPPAIVEVKGVHHFDWLTRENVPVLEAVENHYGIRNYYHGNHIAGANLSDTTPRTFASKLQARSPKYISLLNHLRIYLPELFPNLDKVVFLDDDVVIQRDLSPLWEIDLDGKVNGAVETCKGEDEWVMSKRVRNYFNFSHPLIAKNLNPDDCAWAYGMNIFDLHQWRKTNIRDTYHSWLKENLKSNLTLWKLGTLPPALIAFRGHVHPIDPSWHMLGLGYQNKTNIENVKKGAVIHYNGQSKPWLEIGFEHLRPFWTKYVNYTSDFIRNCHILE from the exons ATGCAGCTGCACTTCTCACCTAGCATGAGAAGTATAACGATATCGTCTAGCAACGGTggaggaaatggaaatggaagtgGAGATTTGATGAAGATCAAGGTCGCAGCTCGCCACATTTCGTACCGAACGCTGTTCCACAGCATTCTAATTCTTGCGTTTTTGTTGCCATTTGTGTTCATTCTAACTGCTCTTGTCACCCTTGAAGGTGTCAACAAGTGTTCCTCAATTG ATTGTTTAGGACGTCGGTTAGGACCAAAGCTTCTCGGTAGATCCAATGATTCTGGG AGGATGGTGAAGGACTTTGTTAAGATTTTGAATCAAGTAAACTCTGAGAAAGTCCCTGACACTTTGAAGATCCCAGAGACTTATAATCAGCTACTTTCTGAAATGAAAAATAACAAGTATAGTTCAAAGGACTTTGCCCTGATTCTGAAAGGAATG GTGGAGAGATCTGAAAGAGAAATAAGACAGTCCAGATTTGCCGAGCTTATGAATAAACATTTTGCAGCTAGCGCCATCCCCAAGAGCATTCATTGCCTTTCATTGAGGCTGACTGATGAGTATTCTTCAAATGCTCATGCACGCAGGCAATTACCTGCTCCTGAGTTACTTCCTTTGCTCTCTGACAACTCCTATCATCACTTTGTGTTATCCACAGACAACATTCTTGCTGCTGCAGTTGTTGTCACATCTGCTGTGCAGACTTCAGCACACCCTGAAAAGATAGTTTTCCATGTCATAACTGACAAGAAAACCTATGCTGGCATGCATTCGTGGTTTGCCCTGCATCCTTTGCCTCCTGCTATAGTTGAAGTAAAAGGCGTGCATCACTTTGATTGGCTAACACGAGAGAATGTTCCAGTTCTTGAAGCTGTGGAAAATCACTATGGTATTAGGAATTATTATCATGGGAATCACATTGCCGGAGCTAATCTTAGTGATACGACCCCACGAACATTTGCCTCCAAATTACAGGCTAGAAGTCCAAAGTATATCTCATTGCTTAACCATCTCCGTATATATCTCCCAGAG CTATTCCCAAACCTTGATAAAGTGGTTTTCCTGGATGATGATGTTGTAATTCAACGTGATCTGTCTCCTCTCTGGGAAATTGACCTTGACGGAAAAGTTAACGGAGCTGTTGAAACTTGTAAAGGTGAAGATGAGTGGGTTATGTCTAAACGAGTCAGGAACTATTTCAACTTTTCTCATCCACTTATAGCAAAGAACTTGAATCCGGATGACTGTGCATGGGCATATGGAATGAATATTTTTGACTTGCATCAATGGAGAAAGACGAATATTAGAGATACGTATCACTCCTGGCTTAAAGAG AATCTGAAGTCAAATCTCACCCTATGGAAACTTGGAACTCTTCCCCCAGCTTTGATTGCTTTTAGGGGTCATGTTCATCCAATTGATCCTTCCTGGCACATGCTTGGGTTGGGCTATCAGAACAAGACGAATATCGAAAATGTGAAAAAGGGTGCTGTGATCCACTACAATGGCCAGTCAAAACCTTGGTTGGAGATTGGATTTGAGCATCTCCGACCATTCTGGACAAAATACGTAAACTACACTAGTGATTTTATAAGGAACTGTCACATCTTGGAGTAG